The window TGATATACAGACTCGTGGACCAACTTCCCGTAAGCTGATCTACCCTTGGGCCTTGGTGCATGGCACCATTAAGGAGCCTTATTGCACCATTAAAATGAAGTCACATTTTTTTCTACTTAAAAGGACCCACAAGGTGAGAATAATAGGTGACTGGGGGTGCAGAGCGGCGCCCGACCCGTCCCGCATCCAGCTTTGCAGAATCCCATCCCTTCATTATGAGAGTTCATAGCTGTCAGTTTATTTTGAACTAAGTTACCATGTTATGCGGGACTAGCGGGACCCGCATTTTGCATCCCTACGGGTGACCAAGGCGCCAAGAAAGCAAGAACAAAAAACTGCAATAGCTCGAAGGCATTATAACTTTGAGATTAAATTCCTTCTCGGTTAGGAATGCCATCGGGTTGGTAGGGCAAGTTCATGATGGAAGATATGTCGGTTGCTATGCTTTCAAATGCTTCAAATGATGTTGGTTGTGATGTTGTTGAAGAAGCAGCAATAGAGAGTTGGATATTAAGGGAATCATCGAGGTAGATTCAATATATTAAGAATGCTACAAATAGAACATGTATAAGAAACTGTCTCATACAAATTCTTTTTTTACGGGGGATCTCATACAAATTCACTGATGCATAATCCAAAGAAACATGTCCTTCGCCTCCGTTCATTTTTAAGACGGCAAACGCATGCCACTAGCCATTAGGAATGATATATTAGAACGACGATATTTGTTAGGTGTATCTTTACGAAAATGATAATTCAAGCAACTCTCTTCTGAATCATTTAAAAACAAGGAAGTATGCTAacaggggcggagccaggatttgaACATGAGGGGGCGAACAAAGCTATGGTCATTTTCAAGAACACATATGATATTTGCGTGTCTATGTATCAAGGTAAAAATCATAGTAATTTTACAAAGAGGCGTCTCGCAACACAGGCACGAAACATCTACCATTCTCTTTGTTTCATGTTAGGCATAACTCGCTTTAGACTACTGTTTCACACCATACTATAGTTAGACACTTCTTCTGTATCAAAACATAAGACTTTGTGGACACTACAGCCTCTTATATGTTGGTACGGATGGGGTACTTACTCGTTAAATTGAGCTTCACAGCTATGAAGCTCAACAAACGAGTTGATACTATATGTATTGCCGTTGTCTTTTTTCTCACCCTTATGACCAATTTTTTGTAAAGCTACATCTAACTTGGAAAATTTGACCTATATACAGGGTCACTAACTAACCAGACTGACATGTAAAGTTGCTAATTAACCAAACAAACATGTTAATTGGACAAAATAAGGTACTTCACCATTAGCGATAGGATAAGCACATCAGGGTACCTTTTGATCTGACTGCTAGCTTCGACGGAAGTAAGTTGGTGATCTATAGACTCCTTGGAGAGATACTGCAGCAGGATCAAGCGGCAAGCCATTGACGCAGTCGACCGCAGCGCCTCAGCTGATAACCGGCGGCGTGCTTTGCGaaagttggagcggcagcagGTGCCCTACTTGCGCCAGATCGATCGGTCGATGAAAAGCGACGCGCACGTTCTAGGCGGATAGATTAAAAGGCCAATCAAGACGGTAGAAGCCTTCCACGATGGGCTAACGGGCTGTATTTTGGGCTCCTGGTAAAGCTACAGAACTAAATTGTGGGCTTCAAATCTTAATCGAGTGATTATCTACGGCAACGCGTCCTATATACGTATACTACTACTAGCGCCTGCTACGACTgcgaagccccccccccccccccccccccccccggttctCCGCCGCTGTATGGTAAACTCTTACACTTTTCTTATGGCTTCTCAACGCATGTGTGGAGGCCACTGCCACGTCGGCTGGGCTGGGAGCCTTTGTACTGCTGCACTgataagggcatgtacaatgaaGGCATCACCTTCCTAATGCCTCACCCTTTCCACATAAGTAAAGATGGATGGGGCACTATTTAGTTTCTCAAATACTCAACGCATACAGCTGCCCCAGCAGGCCCATGGTATGATATATACATCGTCTTTTTGCTGTACTTCACAGTCACGAGCAGGGCTGGCTCCTCTCATTTCCCTTGCTTTTGCCCCCTCTCTCATACTTTTGGCAGCCAAGAGCCTACCTCCTCTGCAAGATCCCACTTTAGTCTACAACAGTAGGTTGAGCCTAGCTGGACATTTGAGAGTGACGTATAGTGTTGGGGCAGCGGTCCACAGTGGAGCGTTGGCCATGCCCTAAGTATCCCACTGTCACCTTCCACCCTGCCACCCTCTAGTGGGTTGCAGCCCAGGCTGCAATGGTCATGCATGGATTTTCCATGCCTTTGTAGGATTTCTTGTGATGAAGAATACAtatttactccctccgtccagtgtcaaaaacgctcttatattatgggacggagggagtatgtgccAAGGATTACAGGGAACTACTCGGTTAAAAAAGAAGTACATGGAACTTATGAGATACACTAATTACACATCACATTGTCCAATAATAATAATATATCAAGCCAATCTGCTATGTACTCCcttcatttttatttactccgttCATCATTGCATATATTTTCACATCTTATAAATTGGTTACTGTAAATGTTCATGTTGTTTTCTACAGatttggtcaaactttataaagtttgacttcaTTCAAAGCTAATATGCAaagtaaataaaaacaaaaaGAGTACATAGAGGTAGAACCATGTCCACCATCCCCATTCACCTGCGGCACCAACTGGTCGAATACATTAGGATATGTTGGCCAATGGGTGTGATAGCTTAGAAGGGTGATATTTATTTTAAAAAGGTAAGTAAAAAAACTCTCCTAAGTACTCAAAACAAGATATTTGCGCAGGGAAGACATTAGCTGGTGCAACTTTAACAGAAGGTTAGCGTGAACGACTCTTCTTCTGAAGCGCCTAATAACAAGGGTGTTAAACTGTTAAAGGGATGATACTTGAGGCATGAAGATACTAACTCCGTTCTGACTCAGTTTTAAAAAAAGCCGACATGTTTAGAGCAAGATATTTGCAAAGGGGAGATATTTGCTTGTGCACCTTTATGACATGGAAGATATTAGCGAGTGTGTGCATACCCGAACAACTTCTACTCAGAGTATTTCCATACTAACTTGCTACTATTTAATACTCCGAGAGCGACAGACTATTTGCTTTGGTGCACTTTTTTTCTCCTCGCTCTGATTCTTAACAGCTTGGCCCAAATTTACGAAGCGGATAACCTAAAAAATTCCCTCTGCTCTCAATTGTTTACAAAACTAATTACTAGTATCTTCCTAATCACTCGGCTAAAGCGGTTGCTGGAGGTGACACTGCCAATCAGTCTCCGATACCTCCATGCCCACTTGCTTCCAAAACCTTGGATGCAAGATACCTAGAAAGTGCACATAAAATAAACAGGCACTACCGCTACTaactacttcctccgttcctaaatataagtctttgtagagattccactagaaaccacatacggatgtatatagatgcattttaagtatagattcattcattttgcttcgtatgtagttcaTCTAGtagaatctctacaaagacttatatttaggaacggaaggAGTATCTATCACTGTCTTGCTTTAGCGCGTGCACCGTGCACGCACTAGCCACTTCCCATCTTAAGGACTCTGAGGTACGAAGTGTACGATAATAAACTCCCCACATGGATGCCGACCATACCAAGAAACTCAAAGGGAAATTTAGATGGATGCTAGTCACGATGCCAGGTAGGATGTCGTGGCAGATCCTTCTGTAGCCATGGAAACAACGCGCACACTTTTGCTCTAGCATACGGTGAGGACTTGCCCGACACGTACACCCGCACTTTCTCGTTGTATCATAGATAAGAGCGCGCTTTTGCTCCGTTGTTGACGACACGGTAGGGACGCGTACCATGTGTACGCACACTTGTGCCACTAGGGTTCGCAGTCGTGAACTTTCACTACGATAGTTGATTTTTCTCGAGTTCGAAGAAGTGATTTCCGTGCAATCAAAATTTGTTTATGTTATCACCAAGAATCTAACCTGGTTACAGCCTTACAGGTGACTAGTACTCCATCCTTTTTTTTAgtccgcatataagatttggtcaaagtcaaactttgacaattttgactaagtttatagaaaaaataccaagattcacaatatgaaatcaatacTGTTAGATGCATgatgaaattaattttcataccATATAGCTTTAGTATTATAGATGTTGGTATCTTTTCCAACAAAAttggtcaaactttataaaaTTTGACTTTGACCAGAtcttatatgcagagtaaaaagaaacggagggagtagtagactAGAGTAGTATTTCTTTGCAGGCGGTTTCCTGTATCAAAATTTAACAATTCCCAGAGCCAACTTATCTTTTCTGCGTTGTAGATCACCAAAATAAGAAAAGTAATATTTCTAACTAAAGCACCCATAAAGCGGATTTCAATCAAAATTCCTAAACATGATATTATTTTTTCTTTGTAGTGGAATGTTTTTTATTCTTCTTAAAATAAGATGAAACGCCTGCCCTTTTGTATCTTCAGATGCAGACAATTAGTACAACGATACTATTGAAAATACTGTTGGGCATGGATAGTGAAAAAAAAATCGAGGTCATTTACGTTCCCCACAACAACATTGTGTGATAAACACAAAGAGCATGCACACACCTATATAAGCTATGGTAAAATAGAAAATACATATGCCCCTTGGATGATCTTTTGTAGCCAGAGTCTACACATATGTGTGAGATACTGGGGAGTACCTTCGACACTTAGATCTCTTTTTTTAATCTTGACATTTAGATATTTAATGTGAGGAAAAAGTTGCGGTTTTCAGTGCGCTCCATTTTAACAGCAGTAGGAACGCGTACAACGTATATGAACACTTGTGCTATTTCTACTATGCAATGGGGTCGCGCCCCACGGTCAGCGCACCACTAACGCTGGGGACGTGATCTTTCGCTACCAGATAGGATCTTTGGGGGTTACCCAATGCCTTGTCATCAAATTATTTAACTCTCTCCGATACAAAATAATTGTCGTCGTCTTAGTGTAGGGAGTAGTTGTTACTACCAAGGCTGGGCACGGCTAGTAGTGATGCATTGTTTTTTTCCGGAATGGCCCAAGGCCATATACTAAGATTCAAGTGACCATACAAACGCACTCctacagaaaaataaaattataACGAAAGCTTTGAGGGTGTTGAAATCTTCTTTTTTCTGTACCGTGTCGCCTCTGGGCCTCTACCTTGAGGGAACAAAAAAATTGAAACCCAGAAGCTTGTAAAAGTAGCGGCTGGGAAGTTGTTGATGCAAACGAGGAAACGTCGGCGGCTACGATCAGTGAAGCTCGCGGTTCTGGAGAAGAGAACGCCGATAAGGTCTGTAGAAACTCTTAAGACCACGAAAGTCGGCTAAATCTAGACGGATGTACCTGAAACCTAAAGCGGCCAAATCCTGGAAGACTCGTCAGAGACACAAAATAACACGCACTCCGTCGGTGATAAGCACACCAGCAGAATAGAGATAGTGCGGGGAAGAGATTATTTCTGAACTGGGAAAGTGTTGCCGCCACAATATCCCAAACTAAACATGAAAATTGCCTAAAGAAAATCTGAGACAAATTATCCACGCTGGTGTACGCCAAGTCTAGGTCCATGCGCTGACGCCGTCTTCTCCGGTGGCCTAGCAAGGCCGGACCACCATAGAAGCTCACTGCTCTAGATTCGTCTGGCCGCTGCCGAAAATCGCGTGACGAAGACCTCCACTCGAGCCTTCATCTCCTTCTCCATCCACAACAACCCTCCAAGACCTCCAAAACATCCCCCAATAAGCCGCCCTTGAACCGAGCCTCCCCGCTGGCGCCATGTAGGCCTTGCCCGGCGACGTGCCCTGACGACGGCAAGAGAAGAAGGCGGCTAGGGTACGGCAACCACCTTAGCCCCTTGCAAAGTGTTACTTCTTTCTTTTCTGTCTAGCAAGCAGTTTAGTACTGATGTATATTATTATTACACTGTTTTGTTGTGTGCGCACCGCTAGGCTCTCTGATGAAGCGATAGCCGACCGAGCTGCATTTACCGGTTCAAAGCCCATTATTTAAAACTAGAACCTAAATATCTAACGAACATCAGATTTGTATGCATGGCAAATCGAATGTTTTTTATGTCAAATTATATTTGCCGAGGATGGCAAGTTTAGTTGGCGAGCATGACAAGTTCGCCTCGGTTCATTTTTTACCAGAAAATTGCCGTACTTGCAAACTAAATTTGCTATCATGGCGCCCATATAAATGACCATAAAAAAACGTTCAAAGCGACGAACGGGCGGTTGCGACGCCGTCTTCGCCTCATTAAAACCGCAGTACAGCGTTTGTTCGCCGGCGCACGGCGAGTTCGCTGTCCAGAGATACCCCCAACCCCAggttcgttcgttcgttcgttgGTTCCATGCACGCAAGGAAAGCCCACGCGAAGGAGATCCTTCCTTGGCTAGCCCCGCTTTGCCTCCAGCTCCAAAGCCACCAAAAGGCGTGTGTGCGTGTCCCTCCCTATCCCTGCAGCAGCTCAGCTGCAGGCTGCAACTTGGCAGGGAAACGCCCTTTTTCAAAGTACACACCCGCGCAAGCTCCCCAAGAACGGTGGTGCGCACCGGGACCGCGCCCTCTTATATATACCCCACGACCAGAGGAGAGTGTGACAGACACGAGTAGCAGGTACCACAGGCATCAATCCAGTTCCAATACCTTGAAACGGCGGCCGGGCGAACTCATCTCTGATCGATCGAGCTGGGCAGGCATCATcatcatctctctctctctgatcaACTTCTTTAACCATGGGTCGTCCTGATTCGGAGGCGCCGACGTCGAGCATCGCCGCCGCGGGGCTGGCTGCTCTCCGCGACCACGCCCACGGACACGACGGAGGCGCGGCACCGCCGGCGGCGCCAGACTCGCCCTTCgacaccaacgtggtgatcatcctCGCCGCGCTCTTCTTCGCGCTGCTCTTCGCCATCGGGCTCAACTCGCTGGCGCGGTGCGCGCTCCGGTACGTGGGCCGCGGTGCCGCGGCAGCCGCCGCCGGCGAGGGCGGGGCGACGGCCCGGAGTGCCAGCCGTGGAGGCAGCGGCATCAAGAGGCGCGTGCTCAGGAGCCTCCCCGTGGAGGTGTACGGGTCCGGGGAGGTCATCGACGACGTGTGCGCCATCTGCCTCGGCGAGTTCGTGGACGGCGAGAAGGTGCGCGTGCTGCCGCGGTGCGCGCACGGGTTCCACGTCCGGTGCGTCGACGCCTGGCTGGTGTCCCATGGCTCCTGCCCCACCTGCCGGCAGCCGGTCATCGAGGGCGCGCCCGTCaagggcggcagcggcggcgccgcCCGAAGCCAACGGCCCGTGGGCACGGAAATGATCGCCGTGGTCATCGTGTGAGTTCATCCGTCGCGCAACGAAAGCATGCCATTGCCTGCCGGACACAGCACAACAAGGTAGCACAGCTCTTGATGCCCAAGCCCTTGCGGCACCATTTTCCGGCATCGATTGACATGCTTCATGCATGCCAGGCGCTGCTTGCTAATGGAAAGTATGATCGAATTGCTCAACTGCACATGTAAATATTCGACGGCGCAGAACACTGTACTGGCAACCTGACAGACCGTGAGTAAAAAGTTTTGCTGGATCAATTTGCCCCCGTGTCCCCCtttccgccgccgccgtcggcaTGGGCGCCCGTCCCCTTTTCGGCGCGCCGGGGACGCAGACGTCGGCGTCAGCGTCGGCCGTTTGCCCGGCGCCAGGACGCGACACGTCGACGCGTGACCGTGTGCCGACCTGCTGATCCGCGCGCGAACCAACCACCTGCGCAATagcaacgtgcgtgcgtgcgtccCAACGGCGTGCCTTAGCCCGCACGCGACGGCGATCGATCCGGCCGCGCAACCGCCGGGATAACTCCGTCGCGCCAACCGCGCCCACGCGATCGCCACGTCCAGCGGCACGGACGCCAGCTCCGTCCGTCGTGGTCACCCGTTGCGCACGCGATGCAGGCATCCTCGCCCGGGCTAGTGGGGGTGGCCCCTGACGCCGATGGGTCGAGGACGACTGACGTTCAGTTCAACCACCTGGACGCTACGCGGGTTAGCTGAATAAGTTCCCCGTCAGTTTCACCCGTCCCGCTCTGCTCTGCCTTTGCCGACTAAAACTATCTCAGGAGTCAGGAGTTACCACTTCCGTGGCCAAAGGAAGAAAAGGAGGCCACTTCCGTGGCAACATATGCACATGTACATACGTGATTGGTGGCTCGATTACTCTATCTGACCACCCAACCATGAATCATCACGTATACATGCTGTTGATTGGACGGTCTAGCTCGATCGGGTAAGATAAGATCCTCACGCGAGCATATGTGGCACCATCTAGGAGTTACCGCGTTAGGACAAGCAAATGATGGAGCTCTTTACAGTTACAGGCTTATAATTTATACAGATCAAACAAATTTCATCCAGCGACAA is drawn from Aegilops tauschii subsp. strangulata cultivar AL8/78 chromosome 1, Aet v6.0, whole genome shotgun sequence and contains these coding sequences:
- the LOC109779982 gene encoding RING-H2 finger protein ATL78 translates to MGRPDSEAPTSSIAAAGLAALRDHAHGHDGGAAPPAAPDSPFDTNVVIILAALFFALLFAIGLNSLARCALRYVGRGAAAAAAGEGGATARSASRGGSGIKRRVLRSLPVEVYGSGEVIDDVCAICLGEFVDGEKVRVLPRCAHGFHVRCVDAWLVSHGSCPTCRQPVIEGAPVKGGSGGAARSQRPVGTEMIAVVIV